Proteins from a single region of Pangasianodon hypophthalmus isolate fPanHyp1 chromosome 7, fPanHyp1.pri, whole genome shotgun sequence:
- the cplx2b gene encoding complexin-2 has translation MDFVMKQALGGATKDMGKMLGGEEEKDPDAQKKEEERQEALRQQEEERKAKHARMEAEREKVRQSIRDKYGLKKKEEKEAEEKAAMEQACEGSLTRPKKAIPAGCGDDDDDDEESILDTVLKFLPGPLQDMFKK, from the exons GGGCCACCAAAGACATGGGGAAAATGTTAGgtggagaggaagaaaaagaccCAGACGCCcagaagaaagaagaggagaggCAGGAGGCACTGCGGCAacaagaggaggagaggaaggcTAAGCATGCTCGCatggaggcagagagagagaaggtcaGACAGAGTATCAGAGATAAG TACGgactgaagaagaaggaggagaaggaggcaGAGGAGAAAGCAGCTATGGAGCAAGCCTGTGAAGGCTCACTAACTCGTCCGAAAAAGGCCATTCCAGCAGGATGCGGGgacgatgatgacgatgacgagGAGAGCATTTTAGACACCGTCCTGAAATTCTTGCCAGGACCTCTCCAGGACATGTTTAAAAAGTAA